DNA sequence from the Novipirellula galeiformis genome:
TACAGCGAGGTTGTCCCCAGCGAAGTGGATGTGACAAGTCGGCTGACCAACCGAATCTCGCTTCAGATCCCTCTCCTTTCCTCGCCCATGGATACGGTCACCGAAGCCGAAATGGCGATCGCGCTCGCAAAAGAAGGCGGGATGGGGATCATCCACAAGAATCTGTCTCCGCGTGCCCAAACCCAGCAAGTGCTGAAAGTAAAGCGTTCGGCCAATGGTATCATTGTTGACCCCGTGACCCTCCCCCCCGAAGAGAAGGTCAGTCGGGCGGCGGAATTGATGGACCAGGCCAATGTCTCGGGAATCCCCATCGTTTACGCCGATCGCAAGCTTGCGGGCATCTTGACGCGACGCGACCTCCGTTTCCTAGAGAACCCAAACCTCCCCGTTTCGGAAGTTATGACGCATGAGAACTTAGTGACGGCTGTAGGGAATGTAACGCTTGAGGAAGCTGAGCGAATTTTAACGGCAAAAAGAGTCGAGAAACTTCTCCTGGTTGACGAAGATAGAAGACTGACGGGGTTAATAACGATTCGTGACATCGACATGATGAAGCGATATCCGCGTGCTTGCAAAGATCCGCTCGGCAGATTGCGGGTCGGAGCGGCGATCGGAGTCGGTGATTTTGATCGAGCCGAGAGTTTGATTCGACAAGGCGTTGATTTGCTAGTAGTCGATTCGGCTCACGGGCACAGTCAGAACGTGATGGAAACCGTCCGAGAAATTAAGAACCAACGTGATTGGGACATCGAGATCGTGGCCGGGAATGTGGCCACCCCCGAAGCGACTCGCGATTTGATCGAAGCGGGTGCCGATGCGGTGAAAGTCGGCATCGGCCCAGGTTCGATCTGCACAACGCGGGTCATCAGCGGAGTCGGAGTCCCTCAGATCACAGCGATTTTGGACGCAGTCAAGATCGCCGAAGAGAGAAACATACCTGTCATCGCGGACGGCGGCATTCGCTTCAGCGGTGACATTACGAAGGCCATCGCGGCTGGTGCGAGCACGGTAATGATCGGAAGTCTGTTCGCAGGCCTGACCGAGAGTCCGGGCAAGATGATCCTGTACCAAGGACGGACGTTTAAGTCCTACCGAGGGATGGGATCGATGGGTGCGATGGTCAAAGGAAGCAGTGATCGGTATCGGCAAAAAGGCGCCGAGGCGGGCAAACTTGTCCCCGAAGGCGTCGAAGGCCGCGTGCCGTTCAAGGGTCCTCTTAGCGATTACGTCTACCAATTGGTCGGCGGATTGCGAGCGGGGATGGGATACGTCGGAACACGGACGATTGATGAGTTGCGGCACGATGCGAGATTCATTCGCGTCTCCGCAGCAACGGTTAGGGAGAACCACCCGCATGACATTGCGATCACCCAGGAAGCGCCAAATTACAGCCCTGATGTTTCATCAGGCGAAACGAACTAGCCTGGCAATCTTAATTGCCAGTGCCGGGACGCTCGCCGCTTGGAACGCTCCAGCGGCACACAGCCAGTCGCCCGCAGGCTACGGCAACCTTCGTCCGGTTCCCAAAATGGGAACCGTCCCGCCGGCCACTCCGGCGCCCGCCCACAACCCAACTCACGATGGTTGGAATCTGAAGTGGGGCCGCAATCCCAAGTCGGCGCCACAACCGCGAAATGCAGCGGCCCGCGACGCAGTGGATCGCCATTTCGCAGGCCAAGATCCGTTCGCGGACGATGTGCCGGTGGTCAAACAAGCACCTCAAGTGACTCCGATGCCACCAGCGCCCCAAGCAACGGTGGTCGCCCGCGGCAGCGTCACAGCCCAACGCACCCACGGGGTCGCGGAGCAGCGCGGGGTGGATCGCAGCATGACCACGCACCGTGCCGCCGCGATGACGCCCCCCACGACTCAAGGGCGACTCGAAAACGAGCCATTACAGGTCGCCACCGCCGTAGAGCTTCGTCCAATTCGCAGCGTCAATCCTGTGGCTGCGGGAGCTCCTGCGGCTGCGAATGCGTCGATCGCACAAACGACGATGCTTGTCCATCCGCAGCAAAACGGCGGTTTTGCATTGCCACCGTCCCAGGACAGCGCGTCCCCTACGCCGGCACCCAAAACCGACTTCTTTGAAGACCCCTTCGGTGCTGGGAAACCTCAGCAAGGTCAGACGAAACCGCGTCATCCGAGCTTGGCGCCTCCCTCGGCGGCAACCCCAGAACGTTCGAGCGAACCGCGAATGAATCAATTGCGTGGCGATGCCGGCGATGCGTCGCCCTCGCTGCCGAACGCTCCGTCGAATCCTCCCTCGGTGCTGGAGCCGTTGCCCGATCCCAATGCGATGACGCCCAAACCGCGTCAAGCCAATCCCCGAACCGCCCCTGCGGACGATGGACGATCTCTGCGAGAGTTCTTGAAGGACAAACCGTCGACGCAGCCCGAAGGCAACGTTCAACCGCTACCCACCCCACAACGCGATACCCCCGATTCTCCCTCGGATCGAAAGGGGAAATTTGAAAATCCGTTCGGTGAACGAGCGGCCGATGATCGCTCGAAGCAAGGCGAACTCGAACGCGAAACGAAATCTCGCCTCGGCGGACGCGAGGAAGATGGAGTAGGGAAATTCGACGACGCGGATGACACTTTGAAGCAAACGTCTGCTTTATCGTGCGAAGATTTCCGCGAGCGTATCGCATCGCAAACGATCGACAAATTGTCGTTAGACATCAGCCCCCCGTTCCGGCCTGATGTGATTAGCGAATCCGAATACGAAAAACTGAAAACCAAGTTCGACGAGAACCAAAGCGAACGACAATGGCGTTCGATCGAGGGACGGCCACTCGCCTCGGGTCGCTTGGTTGACTTGGCCTACGAGAAGGTTGTGGTGCAGACCGGTTACGGCACCACCGAAGAGATTTCGATCAACAAACTCAGCGAAGCCGACTTGGCGTACATCTCTGACAACTGGGGACTTCCCAAGGAATGTCTGATCGAACAAGTCGCTTACACTGAACGATCGTGGCAGAACACCACGATGACCTGGAAAGCATCTAACTTGTGTCACAAGCCGTTGTACTTCGAGGACGTCAACCTTGAGCGTTACGGGCACACTCGTGGACCGCTGTGGGAACCCGTGGTTTCGTCTGCCCACTTCTTTGTCAACATCGCGGTGTTGCCTTACAAGATGGGGGTTCACGCTCCGAACGAATGCCAATACGCACTCGGCTACTATCGCCCCGGCAACTGTGCTCCGTGGATCAAGCCACCGGTACCGATCAGTTTGCGAGGCGGTTTGAATCAAGCCGCCGTGATGACCGGAGCATTCTGGTTGATCCCGTAAGGGACTCCATCGTCCCGAAGAATTTCCGATCCTTTGTCCTGGCGGTCAAGGATCGTTCAGGACGGCAAGGGTCGTTCGCCAGTCCGCCCCTTCCCTTACGGTTAGCCGTTTGGGCCAACGCGGTGACACATTTTTTCGTAGCTACCTTCGCCAGAAGGTGGTGATTCGCATTTGCGCGGCAACCATCCACGCTCTGGCGAGCGTAGCTACAAAACGCAATACGTCGCCTCAAAATGCTTCACCGCGTTAGCCCAAACAGCTAACTCAATCAGCAGCTCCCTCGATTCACGAAGTCAGCACCGCTTGTCATTCGTGAACGAGGAAGGAGCAGAGCCTGAGCGAAGAATTTCGAGCACGGGTATTTCGAGCGCGTGTATTTCGAGCATGGGTGCAGCGATGGCGGGCTAACAAGATCCGCGACGCCAGAGGATCGGAGCGGTGATAAAATTGCTAGACGTATTTTTCGAGCAGTTTGGCGAGCTGCTCGGGATTGTCGTCTTCCTGCAATTGAGCGATCTGTTCCTCTTTCAAGCCAATTTTGGCCAAATGGCTGGTCAACCGCTTCCACACCTGAGCTCGCTTCTTGCCTTCGCTAAGGTACAGTTCGGTAACCGCCTCCATGGCCTTTTGAAGCCCGATGGAATCACGGTTTTCGTAGTAATTCTTGATAATTTTTTCTTGATGCCGAGTGCGTTCGGTCATTGTCACTCCGTGGTGGTAGGGTGGACAAACAATCTTGCCATGAAGAGGATGGAGGGAGGAGCAAACCGCCCTCGCTATTCACAATAGGGTTTGCGAATCCCGATTCTGAACTCTCCCCAGTTATCGGTCGTGGTGCAGTTAATCTATAGTAGCGATGGTCGGAGCCTGGGCTAGCGTCGCGATTGGCTTCCGATTCTCTGCGGTTCCGGATGATCGGAGCGGCAAGATCGCGATTCCAGCTAAAATTTTGTTTTAATTAAAGAGATCAGCCAGCGATGACAGTTTGCCGTGGAGTGCGAGGCGCGACCAGCGTCGAGAAAGATGATCGTGATCAAATTCTCACCGCGACTCGTCAATTACTTGCCTTGATGATTCGTCAAAACCAGATTGACTCAGCGGACGTTGCCAGCGCCACCTTTACCGTGACCAGCGATTTGACGGCTGAGTTTCCGGCGTTTGCCGCCCGACAACTCGGCTGGCTCGAGGTGCCGCTATTGTGCGGTTACGAGGTTTCGGTCGTGGGCTCACTGCCGCGTTGCATTCGTGTCATGCTGCACTGGAACACCGACAAAACGCAATCGGAAATCCAGCACGTCTACTTGCACGAAGCCAAGCGATTGCGTCCCGATCTTTCGAAATATCCACCGGTTGATTTTGAAGAACTGGAACTCTGGATCCAGGATCACTTGCGTACCGAAGGCTAGCGTTACGGGCGTGAATCTTGCTGACCTGTGAATCGGCCAAGGGCGTTTCCAATCCACCCGCCGCTTCCGCGCTCCCACGTCAACGCGTCGTGGGATGATATCGACCCCCTAGCCCCCGAGGCATCTACGTTGGCTCCATCACCACGGATTCGCTGGAAACCTGATACCGCTCTATCCACGATTCATGCCGCCTATGCGGTGGCGGTGGGTGCCACATGCACGGACGAAAAACTCGAACTTGCTTTGGTTCCCTACGCGACTCAGATCAACGAGCGATTGCTTTCGTCTTCCCTCGATATGCATCGATTTTGGAACAACTTGGTCGCCGAGTCGATTCACCGAGACGCCGTCAGCAAGGCCTGTGAGGCGGCGTTAATTGCCGCAGGATGCAGTGAATTGCAAGTCGATCAAACCAGTCGTGGGATCGTCCGCCAATTGGACGAGTGCCGAATCGTGGTCCGCGATCGTTTCCCGCGGTTGAGCGATCAACTCGAACTCCGCTCACGTCCGCTCAAAGAGCGATGGGATACCGTCGGACGCGGTTTGCTAAACCAAATTGCGAAACAGATTTGGGGCGATAGCCCGCCCAAAAACTGGTGGCCCCCAAGCGTCGATGGGCTGTGGGTCCAACCGGTGCGCGGCGGTGACGGTGGCTTTGCTGCGGACAGCGAGGACGCCAAAGTCCCCGCGATTTGGATCGAGGCGATGTTGACCGACGTCGAACCGAGTGTGCCCGAAGTGGTGCGTGTGGCGTGGTTGATGACACGCGTTGCGATTGAGCAACATATCGCTGAGAAATCACTGACGTCCAAACCAGGCGACAGCACCTTTGGCAGACCCTTGTCGCTTTTGTCGGCATGGGCATTCGCTTCGGTACCGTTGGTGCTGCGCGCGGCAGCGGAGTTGGACTTGACTCGACCGGATGCGCTACCGATTGCAAACGCGACGAGGTTATGGCGATTGAGCGATGCGGGGATTGCTGGTGACGTGGTGACGCAGTGGTGGGACAAACTCCAGACTCAGCCCGTACCGCTTCCGGTTGCGCTGAAGTCGTTGTCCCAAGCGATCGAAGAAAACCAATTGATCCCACCGCCCGCCGATCCGATCTAGATCACCATGGGTGGACGAGGGTCCCCGCAGGTGCGGTTGACAGTAAGGCCAGCGTTTTCGTAGAGCGAGTTGGAGAGTGGGAAGCCAGCCTTGGCGACCGATATACTCCACCACCCGGAGCGGGCGAAGCTCGATCGTTCTACAGATTCTTTTGCGATCCTGTACCCCACCAGCACCAGGATGTCTTAAAATGAGACAACCCTTGGCTGGGATCTTTGTGACTGAAAAACAGCCTGCTCGATGCGTTTCGAGTATTCACGATGCGAAAAGCGACTGATGACAGCATATTTGACGGTGCGCAGCGGACCCGAGAAGGGCCGACAATTCCCCCTCGACCGAGAGCGGCCGATGCATATCGGACGCGGGAAGAGCTGTGAAATCATGTTGACCGATCCCGTCAGCTCACGCTTCCATGCCGTGATTTACTTCGAAGACGGCAATTGGCACTTGCGGGATACGAGCAGCCGCAATGGGACGTTGGTGAACGACCAAAAAACGGACCACGCCCGGATGCTCAGCCTTCATACCATCACGATCGGCAGCACCGAGCTTCAGCTGATTGAACCTGCTGGGGAAACTTCCGACGACACTTCGCTCACACAAACCGTTTCGTTCGAGTTGGTCAAAACCGAACATTGGGCTGGCGAAGATCAAGATCCGATCGCCCAAGTCGCCTCCACAGGCCATCTGATTGATCTGTACACGTTAAGTCTAAGCTTGCTGCGCTGCGAGAATCCCGACGAAGTCATTAGCACCTTGATTGAGCTGCTTCGCGATCGAACTCAAGCCGACGTGGTGGGCATTTCGTTCGACGCCGGTGACGGCCGTTTGAAACCGCGGCGAGTCGAGCCACCGGATGCCGCGAATTTGATCACGATCGAAAAAGCACTGGTGCGGCGAATCGTCAAAGAAGGCGAAGCGGTTTGGATCAACGACCCGGCCAAGACGAATGGCAGCGCCCTGAGCAGCGCTGATCAGCTGAGCGGCACTGACAAGCGGAGCGGCGCTAGCAAACGGAGCGGCATTGGCAAGAACGACCCTTGGTCGGACATTATCGTGGCACCGATCCACTGTGACGATACGAACATGGGTGTGTTACAACTGTATCGACGCGACCCGAACTTTAGCCAATCGCAATTTGAATTGACCATCGCTGCGGCACGACTGTTGTCCATTGGACTCAGCCGAGCTTTCGAACGCGATTCACTCAAGGCCGATCGTCGCCGGATCGCCGACCGCAACGCCGACTCGGACGAGCTTGTCGGGTCGAGTGCGGTGATGCAAAAATTGAAAGA
Encoded proteins:
- the guaB gene encoding IMP dehydrogenase: MTEDKIGKLGVTFDDVLLLPRYSEVVPSEVDVTSRLTNRISLQIPLLSSPMDTVTEAEMAIALAKEGGMGIIHKNLSPRAQTQQVLKVKRSANGIIVDPVTLPPEEKVSRAAELMDQANVSGIPIVYADRKLAGILTRRDLRFLENPNLPVSEVMTHENLVTAVGNVTLEEAERILTAKRVEKLLLVDEDRRLTGLITIRDIDMMKRYPRACKDPLGRLRVGAAIGVGDFDRAESLIRQGVDLLVVDSAHGHSQNVMETVREIKNQRDWDIEIVAGNVATPEATRDLIEAGADAVKVGIGPGSICTTRVISGVGVPQITAILDAVKIAEERNIPVIADGGIRFSGDITKAIAAGASTVMIGSLFAGLTESPGKMILYQGRTFKSYRGMGSMGAMVKGSSDRYRQKGAEAGKLVPEGVEGRVPFKGPLSDYVYQLVGGLRAGMGYVGTRTIDELRHDARFIRVSAATVRENHPHDIAITQEAPNYSPDVSSGETN
- a CDS encoding sigma 54-interacting transcriptional regulator produces the protein MTAYLTVRSGPEKGRQFPLDRERPMHIGRGKSCEIMLTDPVSSRFHAVIYFEDGNWHLRDTSSRNGTLVNDQKTDHARMLSLHTITIGSTELQLIEPAGETSDDTSLTQTVSFELVKTEHWAGEDQDPIAQVASTGHLIDLYTLSLSLLRCENPDEVISTLIELLRDRTQADVVGISFDAGDGRLKPRRVEPPDAANLITIEKALVRRIVKEGEAVWINDPAKTNGSALSSADQLSGTDKRSGASKRSGIGKNDPWSDIIVAPIHCDDTNMGVLQLYRRDPNFSQSQFELTIAAARLLSIGLSRAFERDSLKADRRRIADRNADSDELVGSSAVMQKLKERIERVGKASGSVLIRGESGVGKELVARAVHRASLRSKRPMLTVNCAAIPHELIESQLFGHRKGSFTGADNDHIGWFQQAHTGTLFLDEVGELTLEGQAKLLRILEGHPFLPVGATEEVLVDVRVIAATNRDLAEFVREKRFREDLFYRLSVFELLVPPLRDRGDDIELLVGHFLDHFRRQHGRPLLAISDEARIRLLEYAWPGNVRQLRNVIDSAVVMADDPAIEADDLGLRDAGLSRLDTLRLDEWERRLIRKALERTGGNVPEAAGLLGISRATAYRKITEYEIDR
- the aroH gene encoding chorismate mutase, coding for MTVCRGVRGATSVEKDDRDQILTATRQLLALMIRQNQIDSADVASATFTVTSDLTAEFPAFAARQLGWLEVPLLCGYEVSVVGSLPRCIRVMLHWNTDKTQSEIQHVYLHEAKRLRPDLSKYPPVDFEELELWIQDHLRTEG